In one Arthrobacter jinronghuae genomic region, the following are encoded:
- the dacB gene encoding D-alanyl-D-alanine carboxypeptidase/D-alanyl-D-alanine endopeptidase: MSRMFSGTLLALAFAVLLVPLACYALPPVAQSLTEPRVQRAEVVPRYQQAPVKLKDSALVTAPKASDPMPDVEQLARLLDAELAVEGSGTFSAVVQDALTGTVLYERDGATGLAPASSLKVLTAAAALSAMDGDTRFPTAALPGEDPGTVVLRGGGDVLLTAGDSDPESVAGHAGLATLAEQTAAALAAKETAGPVKVLVDDSLFTGPALSDAWGEADVAAGEIAPIHSLAVSSAWAEEGTGPGPRVGDAALSAGESYRTALAAALAPKGIDVELSVERGTAPAGAVALAEVRSAPLAEQVDYMLLNSDNYLAEVLARLSAAATDREASFAGGIETVKAEVAALGVDAGAMVLGDTSGLSGETSVSAAQLTSLMQILLTTTDPDLRAVAGGLPVAALSGTLAGRYDETADSAAAGIVRAKTGTLLAVTALTGYAADADGRVLAFTFIASGLNGNTQQARDAVDSAAAVLAGCGCR; the protein is encoded by the coding sequence ATGTCTCGGATGTTCTCCGGCACTCTGCTGGCCCTGGCCTTCGCAGTGCTGCTGGTCCCGTTGGCCTGCTATGCCCTCCCTCCGGTTGCCCAGTCCCTGACCGAACCCCGGGTGCAGCGCGCCGAGGTGGTTCCCCGCTACCAGCAGGCACCCGTGAAGCTTAAGGACAGCGCACTGGTAACTGCTCCGAAGGCGTCGGATCCGATGCCGGACGTCGAGCAGCTGGCCCGCCTGCTCGACGCCGAACTGGCCGTGGAGGGAAGCGGCACCTTCTCCGCCGTGGTGCAGGACGCGCTCACCGGCACCGTGCTTTATGAGCGCGACGGCGCCACCGGGCTGGCCCCCGCCTCAAGCCTCAAGGTCCTGACCGCCGCAGCGGCGCTGTCCGCGATGGACGGCGACACGCGCTTCCCCACCGCCGCCCTGCCGGGGGAAGACCCGGGCACGGTGGTCCTCCGCGGCGGCGGCGATGTGCTGCTGACCGCTGGGGATTCAGATCCCGAGTCCGTGGCCGGCCACGCCGGGCTGGCCACCCTGGCCGAACAGACCGCCGCGGCGCTTGCCGCAAAGGAAACCGCAGGACCAGTGAAGGTGCTGGTGGATGATTCGCTGTTCACCGGCCCGGCACTCTCGGACGCGTGGGGGGAAGCCGACGTCGCGGCGGGCGAGATCGCCCCGATCCATTCCCTTGCGGTGAGCTCGGCGTGGGCAGAGGAGGGCACCGGGCCGGGACCCCGCGTTGGCGACGCCGCCCTGTCCGCCGGAGAGTCCTACCGCACCGCGCTCGCCGCTGCCCTTGCACCCAAGGGCATCGACGTTGAGCTGTCTGTTGAACGCGGCACCGCTCCGGCAGGCGCTGTTGCCCTCGCCGAGGTCCGCTCCGCACCGCTGGCCGAACAGGTCGACTACATGCTGCTGAACTCGGACAACTACCTGGCGGAGGTGCTGGCCCGGCTCAGTGCGGCAGCCACGGACCGTGAGGCATCCTTTGCCGGCGGAATTGAAACAGTTAAGGCCGAGGTGGCCGCCCTCGGGGTGGATGCCGGAGCAATGGTGCTCGGGGATACCAGCGGCCTGTCCGGCGAAACTTCGGTGTCCGCCGCGCAGCTGACCTCGCTGATGCAGATCCTCCTCACCACTACGGACCCCGATCTGCGCGCCGTCGCCGGCGGACTGCCCGTTGCGGCCCTGAGCGGAACACTGGCCGGGCGGTATGACGAGACAGCCGATTCCGCAGCGGCGGGGATTGTGCGGGCCAAGACGGGAACCCTGCTGGCGGTCACCGCGCTGACCGGGTACGCCGCCGACGCGGATGGCCGGGTACTTGCCTTCACTTTCATAGCCAGCGGCCTGAACGGAAACACCCAGCAGGCACGGGACGCTGTGGATTCCGCGGCAGCCGTGCTGGCCGGATGCGGGTGCCGGTAA
- a CDS encoding inorganic diphosphatase, giving the protein MTLDVTIEIPKGSRVKYEIDHETHRLRLDRVLFTSMAYPTHYGYFENTLGEDGDPLDALVMLQDFDLMPGVLVESRPIGVFNMVDDGGGDAKVLCVPVDPRFNHIQDISDVSDFLLDEIKHFFTKYKDLEPGKWVEAADWAGREDAEAEVKASLERYQAHGEGHEEDEAQGRDVDANPVNN; this is encoded by the coding sequence ATGACGCTCGACGTCACCATCGAGATCCCCAAGGGATCCCGGGTCAAGTACGAAATTGACCACGAAACCCACCGCCTGCGCCTGGACCGGGTCCTGTTCACGTCCATGGCCTACCCCACCCACTACGGGTACTTCGAGAACACCCTCGGCGAGGACGGCGATCCCCTGGACGCGCTGGTGATGCTCCAGGACTTCGACCTGATGCCCGGCGTACTGGTGGAATCCCGCCCCATCGGCGTGTTCAACATGGTTGATGACGGCGGCGGCGACGCCAAGGTCCTCTGCGTTCCCGTGGACCCGCGTTTTAACCACATCCAGGACATCTCGGACGTCTCCGACTTCCTGCTCGACGAGATCAAGCACTTCTTCACGAAGTACAAGGACCTGGAGCCGGGCAAGTGGGTCGAAGCCGCTGACTGGGCCGGCCGCGAGGACGCCGAAGCCGAGGTCAAGGCCTCCCTGGAGCGCTACCAGGCACACGGCGAAGGCCACGAAGAGGACGAGGCCCAGGGCCGCGACGTCGACGCCAACCCCGTCAACAACTAG